A single region of the Lactobacillus isalae genome encodes:
- a CDS encoding nitroreductase, which produces MNVEEAILTRHAVRLFNPDDKISRESLDKIVELAQHAPSWVDSQPWKVYIATGKTLAAIKKRHAENVKNGVKANPDWPTTHREDWAKFPRENMLKHNEATAKFWENPDLSNLTRQELQICLYDAPVICYLTIPKDSNQWSDYDLGAFSQTLMLAAKGMGIDSMPAYEIVKFPESVKEIMNIPDSEWLAMGIALGYADMATRVNEYRAPRVALDEMLKIKD; this is translated from the coding sequence ATGAATGTAGAAGAAGCAATTTTAACTCGGCATGCAGTTCGCCTATTTAATCCAGATGATAAAATTTCCAGAGAAAGTTTAGATAAAATTGTTGAGTTAGCACAACATGCACCTTCATGGGTAGATTCACAACCTTGGAAAGTGTACATTGCGACAGGTAAAACTTTAGCAGCAATTAAAAAGCGTCATGCTGAAAATGTTAAGAATGGGGTTAAAGCAAATCCAGATTGGCCAACTACTCACCGAGAAGACTGGGCTAAGTTTCCAAGAGAAAATATGTTAAAGCATAATGAAGCAACAGCAAAATTTTGGGAGAATCCTGACTTATCTAATCTGACACGGCAAGAATTACAAATCTGTCTTTATGATGCACCAGTAATTTGCTACTTAACAATTCCTAAGGATTCCAATCAGTGGTCAGACTATGACTTAGGGGCTTTTAGCCAAACTTTGATGCTAGCAGCCAAAGGAATGGGAATTGATTCAATGCCGGCTTATGAAATCGTAAAGTTTCCAGAATCTGTTAAAGAGATTATGAATATTCCAGACTCTGAATGGTTAGCAATGGGAATTGCTTTGGGATACGCTGATATGGCTACTAGAGTAAACGAATACCGTGCTCCGCGTGTAGCACTCGACGAGATGCTAAAAATTAAGGACTAA